A genomic window from Chrysoperla carnea chromosome 3, inChrCarn1.1, whole genome shotgun sequence includes:
- the LOC123296364 gene encoding LIM homeobox transcription factor 1-beta-like — protein sequence MLEFYPNLNMAHMIRNGDPDTIQTTTHQCNGRPENLSTNNSNGVKCEVQQHHPKTYEMCEGCGQKIHDRYLMRVADASWHEHCLACCVCGVLLAHSCYTRNTKLYCKTDYDRIFGVKCSRCGDRLLAHEMVMRAQQHVYHLPCFVCVVCCQPLQKGEQFVLRAGQLFCRQDFEKEMYLLQQANTPEDDLLDDGLRPRDGRRGPKRPRTILTSAQRRQFKASFEVSPKPCRKVREALAKETGLSVRVVQVWFQNQRAKMKKIQRKAKQETDTKSSSDKDKDDNYPANSGDSFCSSDISLDDSTNFDHLDDGTSDTLSLQNLDLQTSHSSGHDSLPPGSIANPIDKLYLMQNSYFSTEQ from the exons aaaatttatcaacaaacaATTCAAATGGAGTAAAATGTGAAGTACAACAGCACCATCCAAAAACATATGAAATGTGTGAAGGCTGTGGCCAAAAGATACATGACAGATATTTAATGCGAGTGGCAGATGCAAGTTGGCATGAACATTGTCTGGCATGTTGTGTTTGTGGAGTATTACTGGCACATTCCTGTTACACACGAAATActaaattatattgtaaaacaGACTATGATAG aatttttGGTGTAAAATGTTCCCGATGTGGAGACAGACTATTAGCACACGAAATGGTAATGCGAGCACAACAGCATGTCTACCATTTACCATGTTTTGTATGTGTGGTCTGTTGTCAACCGTTACAAAAAGGCGAACAATTTGTTTTACGGGCTGGTCAATTATTTTGTCGGCAAGACTTCGaaaaagaaatgtatttattacaaCAAGCAAACACACCAGAAGATGATTTATTGGATGATGGCCTTCGACCCCGAGATGGTAGACGTGGTCCAAAACGACCTCGTACCATTCTAACGTCAGCACAACGAAGACAATTTAAAGCATCATTTGAAGTCAGTCCAAAACCATGTCGAAAAGTGAGAGAAGCTTTAGCAAAGGAAACTGGTTTAAGTGTTCGTGTTGTACAAGTATGGTTCCAAAATCAAAGggcaaaaatgaaaaagatacaACGAAAAGCAAAACAAGAGACCGATACAAAGTCATCCAGTGATAAAGATAAAGATG ataatTATCCAGCAAATTCTGGTGACAGTTTTTGTAGCTCCGATATATCTTTAGATGATAGCACGAATTTCGATCATTTAGACGATGGTACATCAGACACATTATCAttacaaaatttagatttaCAAACGTCACATTCTAGTGGTCATGATTCCTTGCCACCGGGGTCAATAGCAAATCCtatagataaattatatttaatgcaaaattcttattttagtACAGAACAATGA